A single Drosophila ananassae strain 14024-0371.13 chromosome 3L, ASM1763931v2, whole genome shotgun sequence DNA region contains:
- the LOC6495427 gene encoding uncharacterized protein LOC6495427 isoform X2 has protein sequence MRIICLFLSLLLCRVSDNESKFVSPTRHSDLSSTIIIVEDAKACFRRVLAGKRIAPHWVRRSISCERVEECMRECGRERRFMCEGFNYRLDPSGHGQGDCELVEMPLAQMDLYSSPDRRDANLLRHPDYDYYERDRNAPSSCRRNACQDCSKGLISSQPVYFKPSGGGGGPGGYGDRDRDRDRDQYRPPISTAVDHYRGPSGPSSGSYEHRPPFSAEFHGSHSSSSSSSSYEFSSHGSGSSSGSSSGYFGHTPPSSFGGDHPYVDRHDSPHYRPGRPDRWETLPSSSGYDSSAYRPPRPETDRIDKYRPPYRPGPDFSPYRPPSRPSHNYLDRDGAGSPGAPGPYKKPNKFVPYLIGGEDNWGHYGGSYGGSSKHSSSSSSSYWGLSESQRRKDQQDFNYFQLGGPHRDSNSVLSYPGSGYEDDYPRRRNDYRQQWTRRPGPDECSAKTSEGFRLHKTAVKHAYNVPTLTECERLCSDQRPSFICQTFSYRYNQAGRDNCMLCDRPINMLDYYVDIEPDRDYDIYSMADDMDVCRQPPRRHDTGPTTALSDPRNAQCFFRAIDATRFFKSIVRDSLTVRSVGECEMECIRSTKFTCRAFAFRYGQQRHAGVIDNCQLSDWPVRDMDKERHLILDAAFDIFERASYGHGCEIQPIVDEKHKKLCYLGYGSPARLLPPAIKKVISVPSEMACKKECVRFRETTPFKCFAFSYGSRASSFNCELSDLDQTELKLDVHYTHTKDRDFWLFAWNPFDWTCRDKVNTIGGSRVNNDRRMDIFREPGDVAWRHYTVSGKPCRRSSPCEKNLVTGFYSCETDGAEVGSWDYCCKADHPCGYSRGFDYPWCFVGDEPDQWRKCSDRYFPGKNSTQPGPGHSHTHSHLAQPSGKEKQKHPQPATAASNEYSQHPPRPGGLQSLSDFAAARLWPVTYLYSEGPPNATEFSNFVDCNKESC, from the exons atgcggATTATCTGTCTGTTCTTGTCGCTTCTACTTTGTCGCGTTTCCGACAACGAATCAAAATTTGTTAGTCCTACGCGGCACAGCGATCTCAGTAGCACCATCATCATTGTGGAGGATGCCAAAG CTTGCTTCCGGCGAGTCCTGGCCGGAAAGCGAATAGCACCACACTGGGTGCGTCGCTCCATTTCCTGTGAACGTGTAGAGGAGTGCATGCGCGAGTGCGGCCGGGAGAGGCGCTTCATGTGCGAAGGTTTCAACTACCGGCTGGATCCTTCCGGTCATGGGCAGGGTGACTGCGAGCTGGTGGAGATGCCATTAGCCCAGATGGACCTCTACTCCAGCCCGGATCGTCGGGATGCCAACTTACTGCGGCATCCGGATTATGACTACTATGAAAGGGATCGCAATGCCCCGTCTAGCTGCCGACGAAATGCTTGCCAGGATTGCTCCAAAGGACTAATAAGCAGTCAGCCAGTGTACTTCAAGCccagtggaggaggaggaggacctgGAGGTTATGGAGACAGGGACAGGGATCGTGATCGGGATCAGTATCGACCACCGATCAGCACGGCTGTGGATCACTATCGGGGTCCCTCGGGTCCATCAAGCGGCTCTTACGAACACCGACCGCCCTTCTCAGCGGAATTCCATGGCTCACACAGCTCCTCTTCCTCCTCGTCATCGTATGAGTTCTCCTCGCATGGCTCTGGTAGCAGTTCGGGTTCTAGTTCCGGCTACTTTGGCCACACCCCGCCCAGCAGCTTTGGCGGGGACCATCCCTATGTAGATCGCCATGATTCGCCACACTATCGACCCGGAAGACCTGATCGATGGGAGACTCTGCCTAGTAGCTCCGGTTATGATAGCTCCGCTTATAGACCACCACGCCCGGAAACCGATCGCATTGACAAGTACCGGCCTCCTTACAGGCCGGGTCCGGATTTCTCGCCCTACCGCCCACCGAGTCGACCGTCTCACAATTATCTGGACCGCGACGGAGCAGGTTCGCCAGGAGCACCTGGTCCCTATAAGAAGCCCAATAAGTTTGTTCCATACCTGATCGGTGGAGAGGATAATTGGGGACATTACGGCGGAAGttacggcggcagcagcaagcactcctcctcgtcgtcctcctcctaTTGGGGACTAAGTGAGTCGCAACGTCGCAAGGACCAGCAGGACTTTAATTACTTCCAGCTTGGAGGACCCCATCGCGATTCTAACTCAGTGCTTAGTTATCCGGGATCTGGCTATGAAGATGATTATCCCAGACGCCGCAATGACTATCGCCAGCAGTGGACTAGGAGACCAGGGCCGGATG AATGCTCGGCCAAGACCAGTGAGGGCTTCCGTTTGCACAAAACCGCCGTAAAACACGCCTACAATGTGCCCACTTTGACGGAATGCGAAAGACTCTGCTCGGATCAGCGTCCCAGCTTTATTTGCCAAACGTTTAGTTACCGGTACAACCAGGCGGGACGGGACAACTGCATGCTGTGCGATAGGCCCATTAATATGCTGGACTACTACGTGGACATAGAGCCCGATCGCGACTACGACATCTACTCCATGGCGGACGACATGGATGTGTGCCGGCAGCCACCACGTCGCCATGATACGGGACCTACCACCGCCCTCTCGGATCCTAGAAATGCGC AATGCTTTTTCCGTGCTATCGATGCCACACGGTTCTTCAAGTCCATTGTGCGCGACTCCCTGACCGTGCGATCCGTGGGCGAATGCGAGATGGAGTGTATCCGGTCTACGAAGTTCACCTGTCGGGCCTTTGCCTTCCGTTATGGACAACAGAGACATGCTGGAGTTATCGACAATTGCCAGCTGAGCGATTGGCCAGTGCGGGATATGGACAAGGAGCGTCATCTTATTCTGGATGCCGCTTTTGATATATTTGAAAGAGCCAGCTATGGCCATGGCTGTGAAATCCAGCCCATAGTGGATGAAAAGCACAAGAAACTTTGCTATTTGGGTTATGGATCACCCGCTAGATTACTTCCTCCGGCCATCAAAAAAGTGATATCTGTGCCCTCGGAAATGGCCTGCAAGAAGGAGTGTGTTCGTTTCCGGGAAACAACTCCCTTCAAGTGTTTTGCCTTCAGTTATGG CTCCCGTGCCAGTTCCTTTAATTGCGAGCTCTCAGATCTGGATCAGACAGAACTTAAACTGGATGTCCACTATACACACACCAAGGACCGTGACTTCTGGCTGTTTGCCTGGAATCCTTTCGACTGGACCTGCCGGGACAAGGTCAACACCATTGGGGGATCGCGGGTCAATAATGACCGGCGCATGGATATCTTCCGGGAACCGG GCGACGTGGCCTGGCGCCACTACACCGTTTCCGGCAAGCCCTGCCGCCGAAGCAGCCCCTGTGAGAAGAATCTGGTCACGGGCTTCTACTCTTGCGAGACGGATGGAGCCGAGGTCGGATCCTGGGATTACTGCTGCAAGGCGGATCATCCCTGCGGCTACAGTCGGGGCTTTGATTATCCGTG GTGCTTTGTTGGCGATGAGCCAGATCAGTGGCGCAAGTGCAGTGATCGTTACTTCCCCGGAAAGAACAGCACACAGCCCGGACCTGGGCACAGCCACACTCACTCCCATTTGGCTCAGCCCAGTGGCAAGGAGAAGCAGAAGCATCCACAGCCAGCAACGGCGGCCAGTAATGAGTACAGCCAACATCCTCCGAGGCCCGGAGGACTCCAGAGCCTCAGCGACTTTGCCGCCGCCCGTCTGTGGCCCGTGACCTACCTGTACAGTGAGGGCCCACCCAATGCCACCGAGTTCAGCAACTTTGTCGACTGCAACAAGGAGTCGTGCTAG
- the LOC6495427 gene encoding uncharacterized protein LOC6495427 isoform X1 has product MIAISDNNFGRRLKYLLVAFHLISTWDSTSALTVDNQLVSARNDCFERIALEAMLPFEKTFRTEDTNSLKMCKEKCLQAGEKCQAISFGVHRRGNGTCQLSSEQYGSGGGGRPGGVIFDPDFDLYTRKTNCFDLSDNSIGPGPLPIPGPSPISPGPTPVDLPNRPLDVGNTPVLVVNPTPHTDGPPPPPSLGPPTPSLGPPGVGDRLYFSHDLYPLYKYPTLYEHNYPAPNEEVYIPGGYAANVPEVDERYRPHYGPSEDEGPRPTPHGPPRPIFGLGYGNGYSYGSPERYTPPTIRPPSGSSEESYARPPRPTADRPDYPPGPPRPTADRPDYPPGPPPRPYESSTPSSYGPRPSPTYDPHREPRPDYTNRPDPPPQAPHDGYGMNGPSARPPPPYGGSPPPPRDDYVRRNGSVMRPGDGYGAYDDDKSIATYFNPDDFMQGGNKRPMPGDRDRDRLGYPMDELKACFRRVLAGKRIAPHWVRRSISCERVEECMRECGRERRFMCEGFNYRLDPSGHGQGDCELVEMPLAQMDLYSSPDRRDANLLRHPDYDYYERDRNAPSSCRRNACQDCSKGLISSQPVYFKPSGGGGGPGGYGDRDRDRDRDQYRPPISTAVDHYRGPSGPSSGSYEHRPPFSAEFHGSHSSSSSSSSYEFSSHGSGSSSGSSSGYFGHTPPSSFGGDHPYVDRHDSPHYRPGRPDRWETLPSSSGYDSSAYRPPRPETDRIDKYRPPYRPGPDFSPYRPPSRPSHNYLDRDGAGSPGAPGPYKKPNKFVPYLIGGEDNWGHYGGSYGGSSKHSSSSSSSYWGLSESQRRKDQQDFNYFQLGGPHRDSNSVLSYPGSGYEDDYPRRRNDYRQQWTRRPGPDECSAKTSEGFRLHKTAVKHAYNVPTLTECERLCSDQRPSFICQTFSYRYNQAGRDNCMLCDRPINMLDYYVDIEPDRDYDIYSMADDMDVCRQPPRRHDTGPTTALSDPRNAQCFFRAIDATRFFKSIVRDSLTVRSVGECEMECIRSTKFTCRAFAFRYGQQRHAGVIDNCQLSDWPVRDMDKERHLILDAAFDIFERASYGHGCEIQPIVDEKHKKLCYLGYGSPARLLPPAIKKVISVPSEMACKKECVRFRETTPFKCFAFSYGSRASSFNCELSDLDQTELKLDVHYTHTKDRDFWLFAWNPFDWTCRDKVNTIGGSRVNNDRRMDIFREPGDVAWRHYTVSGKPCRRSSPCEKNLVTGFYSCETDGAEVGSWDYCCKADHPCGYSRGFDYPWCFVGDEPDQWRKCSDRYFPGKNSTQPGPGHSHTHSHLAQPSGKEKQKHPQPATAASNEYSQHPPRPGGLQSLSDFAAARLWPVTYLYSEGPPNATEFSNFVDCNKESC; this is encoded by the exons atgatTGCGATTAGCGATAATAATTTCGGGCGGCGATTAAAGTACCTGCTGGTCGCATTTCACCTGATCAGTACCTGGGATTCCACATCAGCGTTGACGGTCGACAACCAATTGGTCTCAGCACGCAATG ACTGCTTCGAACGGATCGCACTGGAGGCGATGCTGCCATTTGAGAAGACCTTCCGCACCGAAGACACCAACTCGCTGAAGATGTGCAAGGAGAAGTGCCTCCAGGCGGGGGAGAAGTGTCAGGCCATCTCGTTCGG tgtTCATCGACGCGGAAACGGCACATGTCAATTGTCGTCGGAGCAGTACGGCTCGGGGGGCGGCGGACGGCCGGGGGGCGTGATTTTCGATCCCGACTTTGATCTGTACACGCGCAAGACAAACTGCTTCGACTTGAGCGACAATTCGATTGGCCCCGGACCTCTGCCCATCCCGGGTCCCAGCCCCATCTCACCTGGTCCGACGCCGGTGGATCTTCCGAATCGACCCCTGGACGTGGGCAATACGCCAGTGTTGGTGGTGAACCCAACGCCCCACACGGACGgaccaccgccgccgccctCCCTCGGGCCACCCACGCCCTCGCTGGGGCCACCGGGAGTGGGCGATCGCCTCTACTTCTCGCACGATCTATATCCGCTCTACAAGTATCCCACTCTGTACGAACACAACTATCCGGCTCCGAACGAGGAGGTCTACATACCAGGTGGCTATGCGGCCAATGTCCCGGAAGTGGACGAACGCTATCGCCCCCACTATGGTCCGTCAGAGGATGAGGGCCCACGGCCCACGCCCCATGGTCCCCCAAGGCCCATTTTTGGCCTGGGTTACGGCAATGGGTATAGCTACGGATCTCCGGAGAGATATACTCCGCCAACAATAAGACCACCCAGTGGATCATCCGAAGAAAGTTATGCCAGGCCACCACGACCCACCGCCGATCGTCCCGACTATCCGCCAGGCCCACCACGACCCACCGCCGATCGTCCGGATTATCCGCCAGGGCCACCACCACGTCCCTACGAAAGCTCCACGCCATCCTCCTACGGACCACGCCCAAGTCCCACCTACGATCCGCATCGCGAACCACGGCCGGATTACACAAATCGTCCGGATCCACCACCGCAAGCGCCCCACGATGGGTACGGCATGAATGGACCTTCGGCACGCCCTCCACCACCCTACGGAGGCTCCCCGCCTCCACCAAGAGACGATTACGTCCGCAGGAATGGAAGTGTCATGCGGCCCGGAGACGGTTACGGCGCTTATGATGATGACAAAAGCATAGCCACCTACTTTAATCCCGATGATTTTATGCAAGGAGGCAACA AACGTCCCATGCCTGGCGATAGAGATCGAGATCGTCTTGGTTACCCCATGGACGAGCTAAAAG CTTGCTTCCGGCGAGTCCTGGCCGGAAAGCGAATAGCACCACACTGGGTGCGTCGCTCCATTTCCTGTGAACGTGTAGAGGAGTGCATGCGCGAGTGCGGCCGGGAGAGGCGCTTCATGTGCGAAGGTTTCAACTACCGGCTGGATCCTTCCGGTCATGGGCAGGGTGACTGCGAGCTGGTGGAGATGCCATTAGCCCAGATGGACCTCTACTCCAGCCCGGATCGTCGGGATGCCAACTTACTGCGGCATCCGGATTATGACTACTATGAAAGGGATCGCAATGCCCCGTCTAGCTGCCGACGAAATGCTTGCCAGGATTGCTCCAAAGGACTAATAAGCAGTCAGCCAGTGTACTTCAAGCccagtggaggaggaggaggacctgGAGGTTATGGAGACAGGGACAGGGATCGTGATCGGGATCAGTATCGACCACCGATCAGCACGGCTGTGGATCACTATCGGGGTCCCTCGGGTCCATCAAGCGGCTCTTACGAACACCGACCGCCCTTCTCAGCGGAATTCCATGGCTCACACAGCTCCTCTTCCTCCTCGTCATCGTATGAGTTCTCCTCGCATGGCTCTGGTAGCAGTTCGGGTTCTAGTTCCGGCTACTTTGGCCACACCCCGCCCAGCAGCTTTGGCGGGGACCATCCCTATGTAGATCGCCATGATTCGCCACACTATCGACCCGGAAGACCTGATCGATGGGAGACTCTGCCTAGTAGCTCCGGTTATGATAGCTCCGCTTATAGACCACCACGCCCGGAAACCGATCGCATTGACAAGTACCGGCCTCCTTACAGGCCGGGTCCGGATTTCTCGCCCTACCGCCCACCGAGTCGACCGTCTCACAATTATCTGGACCGCGACGGAGCAGGTTCGCCAGGAGCACCTGGTCCCTATAAGAAGCCCAATAAGTTTGTTCCATACCTGATCGGTGGAGAGGATAATTGGGGACATTACGGCGGAAGttacggcggcagcagcaagcactcctcctcgtcgtcctcctcctaTTGGGGACTAAGTGAGTCGCAACGTCGCAAGGACCAGCAGGACTTTAATTACTTCCAGCTTGGAGGACCCCATCGCGATTCTAACTCAGTGCTTAGTTATCCGGGATCTGGCTATGAAGATGATTATCCCAGACGCCGCAATGACTATCGCCAGCAGTGGACTAGGAGACCAGGGCCGGATG AATGCTCGGCCAAGACCAGTGAGGGCTTCCGTTTGCACAAAACCGCCGTAAAACACGCCTACAATGTGCCCACTTTGACGGAATGCGAAAGACTCTGCTCGGATCAGCGTCCCAGCTTTATTTGCCAAACGTTTAGTTACCGGTACAACCAGGCGGGACGGGACAACTGCATGCTGTGCGATAGGCCCATTAATATGCTGGACTACTACGTGGACATAGAGCCCGATCGCGACTACGACATCTACTCCATGGCGGACGACATGGATGTGTGCCGGCAGCCACCACGTCGCCATGATACGGGACCTACCACCGCCCTCTCGGATCCTAGAAATGCGC AATGCTTTTTCCGTGCTATCGATGCCACACGGTTCTTCAAGTCCATTGTGCGCGACTCCCTGACCGTGCGATCCGTGGGCGAATGCGAGATGGAGTGTATCCGGTCTACGAAGTTCACCTGTCGGGCCTTTGCCTTCCGTTATGGACAACAGAGACATGCTGGAGTTATCGACAATTGCCAGCTGAGCGATTGGCCAGTGCGGGATATGGACAAGGAGCGTCATCTTATTCTGGATGCCGCTTTTGATATATTTGAAAGAGCCAGCTATGGCCATGGCTGTGAAATCCAGCCCATAGTGGATGAAAAGCACAAGAAACTTTGCTATTTGGGTTATGGATCACCCGCTAGATTACTTCCTCCGGCCATCAAAAAAGTGATATCTGTGCCCTCGGAAATGGCCTGCAAGAAGGAGTGTGTTCGTTTCCGGGAAACAACTCCCTTCAAGTGTTTTGCCTTCAGTTATGG CTCCCGTGCCAGTTCCTTTAATTGCGAGCTCTCAGATCTGGATCAGACAGAACTTAAACTGGATGTCCACTATACACACACCAAGGACCGTGACTTCTGGCTGTTTGCCTGGAATCCTTTCGACTGGACCTGCCGGGACAAGGTCAACACCATTGGGGGATCGCGGGTCAATAATGACCGGCGCATGGATATCTTCCGGGAACCGG GCGACGTGGCCTGGCGCCACTACACCGTTTCCGGCAAGCCCTGCCGCCGAAGCAGCCCCTGTGAGAAGAATCTGGTCACGGGCTTCTACTCTTGCGAGACGGATGGAGCCGAGGTCGGATCCTGGGATTACTGCTGCAAGGCGGATCATCCCTGCGGCTACAGTCGGGGCTTTGATTATCCGTG GTGCTTTGTTGGCGATGAGCCAGATCAGTGGCGCAAGTGCAGTGATCGTTACTTCCCCGGAAAGAACAGCACACAGCCCGGACCTGGGCACAGCCACACTCACTCCCATTTGGCTCAGCCCAGTGGCAAGGAGAAGCAGAAGCATCCACAGCCAGCAACGGCGGCCAGTAATGAGTACAGCCAACATCCTCCGAGGCCCGGAGGACTCCAGAGCCTCAGCGACTTTGCCGCCGCCCGTCTGTGGCCCGTGACCTACCTGTACAGTGAGGGCCCACCCAATGCCACCGAGTTCAGCAACTTTGTCGACTGCAACAAGGAGTCGTGCTAG
- the LOC6495217 gene encoding probable cytochrome P450 6a13, translating into MLVFLFLVFATGFLVYLKLRWHYSYWSRRGVAGEKPEYFLGNMKGFGKNLHWTDINLRIYKKFQNTERYCGFFTFVTKALFVMDLELIRRIMVSDFGSFADRGLFHNVRDDPLTGNLLFLDGPEWRWLRQNLTQVFTSGKLRYMFSNMLKVGEELAESCQKQEGEIEAKDLCARFTTDVIGSCAFGLECNSLRDPESKFRQMGKSVTTNPHHSIIVQAFMFGQPKLARKFRLRLFRPEVSEFFLDTVRQTLDYRRRENIKRNDLIQLLMELGEGEGAEGKKEEALSFEQIAAQAMVFFLAGFDTSSTTMSFCLYELALNPEIQGKLREEIVEVFERYNQELTYESFKEMPYLDKVISETLRKYPILSHLLRRSTKDYAVPDTDLVLEAETKIIIPVHSIHHDPKIYPQPEVFDPSRFDPEEVRKRHPFSYLPFGEGPRNCIGERFGKMQVKVGIAYLIRDFKFNRLDKTQVPLKFSNRTFLITTQKGIHLQMERL; encoded by the coding sequence ATGCTGGTGTTCTTATTTCTGGTGTTTGCCACTGGATTTTTGGTTTACCTCAAGCTCCGATGGCACTATTCCTACTGGTCCAGAAGGGGCGTGGCCGGCGAGAAACCAGAGTATTTCCTTGGGAACATGAAAGGCTTCGGGAAGAATCTGCACTGGACAGACATTAATCTCAGGATCTACAAGAAATTTCAGAACACAGAACGCTACTGCGGATTCTTTACTTTCGTAACCAAGGCGCTTTTTGTAATGGATCTGGAGTTAATAAGAAGGATAATGGTCAGtgattttgggagctttgcAGATCGTGGTCTTTTCCACAACGTTCGAGATGATCCCTTGACGGGGAACCTTCTATTTCTGGATGGACCCGAATGGCGTTGGCTGCGACAGAATCTTACGCAGGTTTTCACCTCCGGAAAACTCCGATATATGTTCTCCAACATGCTGAAGGTGGGCGAGGAGCTGGCCGAGTCCTGCCAGAAACAAGAGGGAGAAATTGAGGCCAAGGACTTGTGTGCCCGCTTCACCACGGATGTGATTGGAAGCTGCGCCTTCGGCCTGGAGTGCAATAGTCTCAGGGATCCGGAGTCCAAGTTCCGACAAATGGGCAAATCGGTCACCACCAACCCACACCACTCCATTATTGTTCAGGCTTTCATGTTTGGCCAACCGAAACTGGCCAGAAAGTTCAGACTGCGCCTGTTTCGACCAGAGGTGAGTGAGTTCTTCCTGGACACGGTCCGCCAAACTCTGGACTACAGGCGGAGGGAGAACATAAAGCGAAACGATCTCATCCAACTGCTCATGGAGCTGGGCGAGGGAGAAGGAGCCGAAGGTAAGAAGGAAGAGGCCCTGTCCTTCGAGCAAATTGCAGCCCAGGCAATGGTGTTCTTCCTGGCCGGTTTCGACACCTCTTCCACCACCATGTCCTTCTGCCTGTACGAACTGGCTCTGAATCCTGAAATCCAGGGAAAGCTGCGCGAGGAGATTGTGGAAGTCTTTGAGCGCTACAACCAGGAGCTCACCTACGAGTCCTTTAAAGAGATGCCTTATCTGGACAAAGTAATCTCGGAAACATTGAGAAAGTACCCCATTCTCTCCCATCTTCTGCGTCGCTCGACGAAGGACTACGCAGTGCCCGATACTGATCTAGTCTTAGAAGCGGAAACTAAGATAATAATCCCAGTGCACAGTATTCACCACGATCCAAAGATATATCCGCAACCGGAAGTGTTTGATCCCAGTCGCTTTGATCCGGAGGAGGTCAGGAAGAGACATCCTTTTTCATATTTACCCTTTGGAGAGGGACCCCGGAATTGTATTGGCGAGCGTTTTGGCAAAATGCAGGTGAAAGTGGGAATCGCTTATCTGATCAGGGACTTCAAGTTCAACCGATTAGATAAAACTCAAGTTCCATTAAAGTTCTCGAACCGAACATTCCTGATTACGACTCAGAAGGGAATTCATCTGCAAATGGAGAGACTATAA
- the LOC6495425 gene encoding cuticle protein 1: MFFKLLFASCLALALAKPQHPPAAQYPAGVNPQDCPGFPICDNARLHNPQPQWGAPQPQWQQPQPQWQPQPQPQWQPQPQWQQPQPQWQPQPSWNAAPAPSAGGDKYPAGVNPQTCPNYPYCDVNAGHGGAPVAAPPLPGWTERLYPAGVSPHQCPNFPYCH; this comes from the exons ATGTTCTTCAAGCTG TTATTCGCCTCCTGcttggctctggctctggccaaGCCCCAGCACCCACCTGCTGCCCAGTACCCAGCTGGCGTTAATCCCCAGGACTGCCCCGGATTCCCCATCTGTGATAATGCACGTCTGCACAACCCCCAGCCACAGTGGGGCGCCCCGCAGCCCCAGTGGCAGCAACCGCAACCACAGTGGCAGCCACAGCCGCAGCCCCAGTGGCAGCCGCAACCTCAGTGGCagcagccccagccccagtgGCAGCCCCAGCCCTCTTGGAACGCGGCTCCGGCTCCCTCCGCTGGCGGGGATAAGTATCCGGCTGGCGTCAATCCCCAGACCTGCCCCAACTATCCGTACTGCGATGTGAATGCCGGACATGGTGGTGCTCCCGTGGCCGCGCCCCCACTGCCCGGATGGACGGAGCGTCTGTATCCCGCTGGAGTGTCACCGCACCAGTGCCCCAACTTCCCCTACTGCCACTAG
- the LOC6495218 gene encoding histidine-rich glycoprotein, giving the protein MSALKAFIFVALFAVAYCAPSPGFFGKHEHHTIHVPYKVHTVHHHHVQKVHVPVVKHVPVPVYKEVHVPVHHVHHEEIPVPVHHVHHEEVPVHHVFDDHHDHHGWGSHHGHGWL; this is encoded by the exons ATGTCCGCCCTGAAAGCCTTC ATCTTTGTTGCCCTCTTCGCCGTGGCCTACTGCGCTCCCAGTCCCGGTTTCTTTGGCAAACA CGAGCACCACACCATCCACGTTCCATACAAAGTGCACACCGTGCACCACCACCACGTGCAGAAGGTGCACGTTCCGGTGGTGAAGCATGTGCCAGTGCCAGTCTACAAGGAGGTGCACGTCCCCGTCCACCATGTCCATCACGAGGAGATTCCCGTCCCAGTCCACCACGTCCACCACGAAGAGGTCCCAGTGCATCATGTCTTCGATGATCATCATGATCACCACGGTTGGGGCTCCCACCACGGACACGGATGGCTGTAA